From Abyssibius alkaniclasticus:
CGGCCGCCGGGCTCATAAATCGGGCCGGGGCTTTGGAAATAATGGCTGATATTGCTGGCGGGAATGCCCCCAAAGGGCGGGGTTTCGCGCTGCCAGGCCGCAAGGTCGGATTTGCGCAAAACAGGCAGGCCCGCCAGATCGGCAAGATCGGCCAAAGCCGCCCCCGCAATCCGGCGGGCCCCGGGTGCCGCCGCCACCTTTTCAATAACCCGGTTGAGCAAGCCAAGCTGCCCTGCCGCACGCGCCGCCGCATCGCGGGTTTCCAAAGCGTCATAATTCGTCACCTGGCAAGCTCCATCATCTGTGGCTTCACACCGTCCTGGCGGCGGATTTCGCCGCGCATTTCAAGCTCCAGCTTCACGCCCATCATGTGCCAGCCGAGCTTGCCAAGCTTTTCCAGCGCCGCCGGGTCTATCCGCGGGCGGATCGCCTCGGTCAGGTCTTTCATTTTGCACGGGCCTTCTGCCAACTGCTCCAATATCGCGGCGCGCACAACGTCGAACTTCCATTTCGGAATATTCGTTATGCTCTTGCCGCCATCATTGGGCGTGCGCAGCCCTACTTTCTCGATCATGCCAGCCACCGCTTGCGCCGCCTGTAGCTGCGCACATCGCGGAAAGATTTGCGCCCCTTGTCCGACATGCCAAGGTAAAACTCCTTCACGTCGGGGTTTTCGCGCAATTCCGCCGCGGGCCCGTCCATCACCACGCGCCCGCTTTCCAGAATATAGCCATAATGCGCGAACCGCAGCGCCACATTGGTATTCTGTTCGGCCAGCAGAAAGCTCACGCCCTCGTTCTCGTTGACCGATTTCACGATCTGGAAGATCTGCTCCACCAGCTGCGGGGCCAGACCCATGCTTGGTTCATCCAGCAAAATCGTCTCCGGGCGGCTCATCAGGGCGCGGCCGATGGCCACCATCTGCTGCTCGCCGCCGCTGGTATAGCCCGCCTGGCTTTTGCGCCGCTCACGCAGGCGCGGAAAATAGGTATACACCATTTCAAGGTCGGCATTGATCGCGCCCTTGCCATCGCGCCGTGTATAGGCACCGGTCATCAGGTTTTCTTCCACCGTCAAATGTTCAAAACAATGGCGGCCCTCCATCACCTGAATAACGCCCGCCTTCACCATATCGGCGGGGTTCCTGTCCAGAATAGAGGCACCACGATAGGTAATGCTGCCCTTCGTCACCTCGCCGCGCTCGCTGCGCAGCAGGCTTGAAATTGCCTTCAGCGTGGTTGTCTTGCCCGCGCCGTTGCCGCCCAAAAGCGCGGTAATCCCGCCTTTGCGCACATTCAGGCTTACGCCCTTCAGCACCAGAATGACATGGTTGTAAATCACCTCGATGTTATTCACATCAAGCAAAACATCGTCGGTTTTCGCTGCGTCCAGCATGGGCCATCCACTTCTGCAAACACCCCCCGGCGCGGGGCCGGGGGGCTGGGTTGGTTCAGTTGCAGCCTGGTGTCACACCGGCTTCAGCCGCATAGGCCGCCGCATCTTCCGCAATCAAGGCGTTGATCACTTCGGTATCGGTCGCCTCGAAATCTGTGATCAGCGACCAGGTCTGGCTTTCGGCATCCCATTGCTGCACGGCCACAAGGCCGGGGCCACCGTGGTTTTCGCAGCTTGCGGCAAATTCCGGGCCAAAGCCGCCCATGCCTGCCGCTTCCATCACCTCGTCGGTGATGACCAGGGCTTCCAGCCCGTCGCGCATTTGTGCGCCGGTCAGCTCCGTCACGCCATGAATGGCCTGTGCGGTGCGCGCGGCCTCGACAGCCAGAAATGCC
This genomic window contains:
- a CDS encoding ABC transporter ATP-binding protein, yielding MLDAAKTDDVLLDVNNIEVIYNHVILVLKGVSLNVRKGGITALLGGNGAGKTTTLKAISSLLRSERGEVTKGSITYRGASILDRNPADMVKAGVIQVMEGRHCFEHLTVEENLMTGAYTRRDGKGAINADLEMVYTYFPRLRERRKSQAGYTSGGEQQMVAIGRALMSRPETILLDEPSMGLAPQLVEQIFQIVKSVNENEGVSFLLAEQNTNVALRFAHYGYILESGRVVMDGPAAELRENPDVKEFYLGMSDKGRKSFRDVRSYRRRKRWLA
- a CDS encoding DUF6958 family protein; the protein is MIEKVGLRTPNDGGKSITNIPKWKFDVVRAAILEQLAEGPCKMKDLTEAIRPRIDPAALEKLGKLGWHMMGVKLELEMRGEIRRQDGVKPQMMELAR